In Stieleria varia, one genomic interval encodes:
- a CDS encoding OmpH family outer membrane protein, translating to MIRNLVVGVVVAATAIVSTTAQAQEPAAGHRIAVVDVAYIFKNHPGIKAQVAAVEGDLKAYDAELKTKRDALKSAAEKLKTFKVGTPDYTAQEEAVADMDSKLRLEMARKRKELADAEAKIYFENYQKIAAGVKFLAEHYKINLVLRYNSESMEQESGESVIRGVMKNIVYHDNALDMTPGVMQYLDKALPAAASTAGVGGAGINR from the coding sequence ATGATTCGCAATTTGGTCGTCGGAGTTGTCGTCGCGGCAACCGCAATCGTTTCGACCACGGCGCAAGCCCAAGAGCCGGCAGCAGGACACCGTATCGCGGTGGTTGATGTCGCCTACATCTTCAAGAACCATCCCGGCATCAAGGCTCAAGTGGCTGCCGTCGAAGGTGATCTGAAAGCATACGATGCCGAATTGAAGACCAAACGTGATGCGTTGAAGTCGGCGGCTGAAAAGTTGAAGACTTTCAAGGTCGGAACCCCCGACTACACCGCACAAGAAGAAGCCGTTGCAGACATGGACTCCAAGCTCCGCTTGGAAATGGCTCGCAAACGCAAAGAACTGGCCGACGCAGAAGCCAAGATTTATTTCGAGAACTACCAAAAGATCGCCGCCGGCGTGAAGTTCCTCGCTGAACACTACAAGATCAACTTGGTCTTGCGCTACAACAGCGAGAGCATGGAACAAGAGAGCGGTGAGTCTGTCATCCGTGGCGTGATGAAAAACATTGTTTATCACGACAATGCTTTGGACATGACCCCCGGTGTGATGCAGTACCTGGACAAAGCACTGCCCGCTGCAGCGTCGACCGCTGGAGTTGGTGGAGCCGGAATCAACCGCTAA
- the lpxC gene encoding UDP-3-O-acyl-N-acetylglucosamine deacetylase: protein MNISRNEHTIATTCEVSGTGYWSGQRVRVVMSPARVGTGILLVRSDLPGCPSCPATAEFRHDAQLRTILQRGDAQFQLVEHLMAALYAMEIDNCIVEIDAEELPGLDGSCAAYVDALQNAGLIIQAAEKKRLVIREPFTIRAADRTISAAPAPNGVTEFEYELSFDHECVIPNQKFRSTCTPDRFAREIAPARTFITQSQAQTLRAQGVASHVTNKDLLVFGDHGPIENTLRYSDECARHKLLDMIGDLALTGLQLVGQFSSVRGGHNLNGTMATQLLQLAQQQTMSRSNTNPNSQQQDRAA from the coding sequence GTGAATATCTCACGCAACGAGCACACGATCGCAACCACGTGCGAAGTCAGCGGGACGGGCTATTGGTCCGGACAGCGGGTTCGAGTGGTGATGTCGCCGGCCAGGGTCGGTACAGGCATCTTGCTGGTCCGCAGCGATCTGCCCGGATGTCCTTCCTGCCCAGCGACTGCAGAATTCCGTCATGATGCTCAGCTACGAACCATTCTGCAACGCGGTGATGCGCAGTTTCAGTTGGTGGAGCATTTGATGGCAGCGCTCTACGCGATGGAAATCGACAACTGCATCGTTGAGATCGACGCGGAGGAATTGCCTGGACTGGACGGCAGCTGCGCCGCATACGTGGACGCCCTGCAAAACGCGGGTCTGATCATCCAAGCGGCGGAAAAAAAACGCTTGGTCATTCGCGAACCCTTCACGATTCGGGCTGCAGATCGCACGATCTCCGCGGCGCCAGCCCCAAACGGTGTGACGGAGTTCGAATACGAGCTTTCGTTCGATCACGAATGCGTCATTCCCAATCAAAAATTCCGCAGCACATGCACTCCCGATCGCTTCGCGCGTGAGATTGCACCGGCGCGGACGTTCATCACACAATCTCAAGCTCAGACGCTGAGAGCTCAAGGCGTTGCGTCTCATGTAACCAACAAAGATTTATTGGTTTTTGGCGACCACGGACCGATAGAGAACACACTGCGATACTCCGACGAGTGCGCACGACACAAACTGTTGGACATGATCGGTGATCTAGCGTTGACGGGCCTGCAGTTGGTAGGACAGTTTTCGTCCGTTCGTGGAGGACACAACCTCAACGGGACGATGGCGACTCAATTGTTGCAGCTGGCTCAACAACAAACCATGTCTCGTTCAAACACCAATCCAAACAGTCAGCAGCAAGATCGAGCCGCGTAA
- the lpxA gene encoding acyl-ACP--UDP-N-acetylglucosamine O-acyltransferase — MGVTIAQTAVVDPRATLGTNVRIGHFCVIGPDVVIGDDTLIEDHVIISGVCRLGCENHIFPGTVLGAAPQDTSYKGTPTRVEIGDGNVFREHCTVNRATEKEDGVTLVGDNNYFMAGGHIAHDCKVGDRIVAANNIMLGGHVRVGNDVIFAGGVGVSHFATIGQLSFVSAMSRVLHDVPPYTIVDGQPTKPRAINTIGLKRHDYSEDDIRVLTDAFKLLYRQRVGVEAAREEMFNRGPIRPVLRHLFDCVDRSCSGRHGRGQDQRKKKAA, encoded by the coding sequence ATGGGTGTCACCATCGCTCAGACCGCCGTCGTCGATCCCCGCGCAACGCTGGGAACGAACGTTCGAATCGGACATTTTTGCGTCATCGGTCCCGATGTCGTTATCGGTGATGACACGTTGATCGAAGATCACGTGATCATCTCAGGTGTTTGTCGACTGGGTTGCGAGAATCATATCTTCCCCGGTACGGTCCTCGGCGCCGCTCCTCAAGACACCAGCTACAAAGGCACGCCGACGCGTGTCGAGATCGGTGACGGAAATGTGTTTCGCGAACACTGCACGGTGAATCGCGCCACCGAAAAAGAAGACGGCGTGACGCTGGTCGGCGACAACAACTACTTCATGGCCGGTGGGCACATTGCTCACGATTGCAAAGTCGGCGACCGAATCGTTGCGGCAAACAACATCATGCTCGGCGGTCACGTTCGCGTCGGCAACGATGTGATCTTCGCCGGAGGCGTCGGCGTTTCCCACTTCGCAACCATCGGACAACTCAGCTTCGTCAGCGCAATGAGTCGTGTGTTGCACGATGTTCCGCCCTACACGATCGTCGACGGCCAGCCCACCAAGCCACGCGCCATCAACACGATCGGATTGAAGCGTCACGACTATTCCGAAGACGATATTCGGGTACTGACGGACGCCTTCAAACTGCTCTATCGCCAACGCGTTGGTGTTGAGGCAGCCCGCGAAGAAATGTTCAATCGCGGACCCATTCGCCCTGTCTTGCGTCACCTCTTTGACTGCGTGGATCGTTCCTGCAGCGGACGCCACGGACGTGGCCAGGATCAGAGGAAAAAGAAAGCAGCATGA
- a CDS encoding Gfo/Idh/MocA family oxidoreductase, which translates to MSGLRIAVIGAGHLGRIHAKLLGSVDGAELVAISDPFESARQKAAELYDVPVVANYLDLIPRIDAAIIAAPTDLHCEIAVELLKAGKHVLVEKPLANTAEDADRLAALAASKRLTLQVGHVERFNPAFTALGQVGVDVKYVEAVRASRFPGRCLDVGVVMDLMIHDIDLVLSLTEAAVASVSASGLAVVSDHEDLAEARIEFECGLVANLKASRVSPTPARNMQVFGSGGFANIDFSGPTLTTVVPSDDMVDRSFDLSTETDNPLSYADQLFSDHLGVQVHQLEPRNAILDELHDFVISIQSGIAPTVTGVAGARAVTVAEMILDSIAARRWYSDSVTTEIGPAAVARQRIEVASRRQRRSA; encoded by the coding sequence ATGAGCGGACTTCGCATTGCCGTCATCGGCGCCGGACACCTCGGACGAATCCACGCCAAACTGCTCGGCAGCGTTGACGGTGCAGAGCTCGTTGCGATCAGCGATCCGTTCGAATCGGCTCGTCAAAAAGCCGCTGAGCTTTACGACGTGCCCGTGGTCGCAAACTATCTCGATCTGATCCCGAGAATCGACGCGGCGATCATTGCCGCTCCCACCGATCTGCACTGCGAGATCGCGGTCGAGTTGCTCAAAGCGGGAAAGCATGTGTTGGTGGAAAAGCCGCTGGCGAACACCGCAGAGGACGCCGATCGCTTGGCCGCACTGGCAGCATCCAAGCGTTTGACCTTGCAAGTCGGCCATGTGGAGCGATTCAACCCCGCGTTCACCGCGTTGGGCCAAGTCGGAGTGGATGTCAAGTACGTCGAAGCCGTCCGGGCGTCACGGTTTCCAGGGCGTTGCCTGGACGTCGGTGTCGTGATGGACTTGATGATCCATGACATCGATCTGGTGCTTTCATTGACCGAGGCCGCCGTTGCCAGTGTTTCCGCGAGCGGACTGGCCGTTGTCAGTGATCATGAGGACCTCGCCGAAGCACGCATCGAGTTCGAATGCGGCTTGGTCGCAAACTTGAAGGCGTCCCGGGTCAGTCCCACACCCGCACGAAACATGCAAGTGTTCGGTTCCGGCGGATTTGCCAACATCGATTTCTCAGGTCCGACATTGACCACCGTTGTTCCCAGCGACGACATGGTCGATCGCTCGTTTGATTTGTCGACGGAAACGGACAATCCACTGAGCTACGCTGACCAACTCTTTAGTGACCACTTGGGCGTCCAAGTACACCAGTTGGAGCCACGAAACGCCATCCTCGACGAGCTACATGACTTTGTCATCAGCATTCAATCGGGAATCGCGCCGACGGTAACGGGGGTTGCCGGTGCTCGCGCAGTGACCGTTGCGGAAATGATTCTCGATTCCATCGCAGCACGTCGCTGGTACAGCGACAGTGTCACCACGGAGATCGGCCCAGCAGCCGTCGCCCGTCAGCGAATCGAAGTCGCTAGCCGACGCCAACGCCGTTCGGCCTAG
- a CDS encoding IS1380 family transposase, whose product MTKRNRKRAALKRLRRQAVEFDFDGGTLTSDAGLLLLREVDQRLGLIRRVDACIADPRDPIYTAHPQAEILTSRIFGIAAGYEDGNDHAHLRHDAAFQVAAGRTPAQNDYDSDEHVPLASPSTHSRFENRVDRKAMLAIHEEIVNTFLDSYEKPPEEITLDYDATDDPTHGNQDKNYFNGFYDGHCFLPLYVFCGYQLLVAYLRPSSFGAAHHARAVTKLLVQKIRSRWPETKIILRGDGGYSDERLMRWCDKNDVYYVFGLPKNNVLIRNIACEMTRARLEHLKFKSTRTLFKWFRYRTQETWDRHRWVLGKAEHGDKGANPRFVVTNLPSAQGIVEPTYHRPRVDGKQVRQILDPGTICSVAWNPKDFYRERYCQRCEMENRIKEQQMCLFADRTSCTDFMANQFRLILSSLAYVLVDGIRRLALQGTTHARMRVDTIRLRLFKIAARVRVTCRRVIFHLPTHCPSASLFNEVMARLCRSD is encoded by the coding sequence ATGACAAAGCGTAATCGAAAACGAGCTGCACTGAAACGCCTCCGTCGCCAAGCTGTCGAGTTTGATTTTGATGGCGGAACGCTCACGTCCGACGCCGGATTGCTACTGCTTCGCGAAGTCGATCAACGACTCGGCCTGATCCGCCGAGTCGACGCTTGTATTGCCGATCCACGCGATCCTATCTACACCGCACATCCGCAGGCCGAGATCCTGACCAGTCGTATCTTTGGAATTGCGGCAGGCTACGAGGACGGCAACGATCACGCCCACTTGCGGCATGATGCAGCCTTTCAAGTCGCTGCCGGACGCACGCCTGCACAGAATGACTATGACAGCGACGAACACGTTCCTTTGGCCAGTCCGTCAACGCATTCACGTTTCGAAAATCGTGTCGATCGCAAAGCGATGCTGGCTATCCACGAAGAAATCGTAAACACCTTTCTGGACAGCTACGAGAAACCGCCCGAAGAAATCACCTTGGACTATGATGCCACAGATGATCCGACGCACGGCAATCAAGACAAAAACTACTTCAATGGATTCTACGACGGCCACTGTTTTCTGCCGCTGTACGTGTTCTGTGGCTATCAGTTGCTCGTCGCCTACCTACGTCCCAGCAGTTTTGGCGCAGCCCATCACGCTCGCGCGGTGACCAAACTGCTGGTTCAAAAGATTCGTTCGCGATGGCCGGAGACGAAAATCATTTTACGTGGCGATGGCGGATATTCTGATGAAAGACTCATGCGTTGGTGCGATAAAAACGACGTCTACTATGTCTTCGGATTGCCCAAGAACAACGTCTTGATCCGCAATATTGCCTGCGAAATGACCCGTGCTCGACTTGAGCATTTGAAATTTAAATCCACGCGAACGCTTTTCAAATGGTTCCGTTATCGCACTCAGGAAACATGGGACCGTCATCGCTGGGTTCTCGGCAAGGCGGAGCACGGCGACAAGGGAGCCAACCCGCGTTTCGTCGTGACAAACCTGCCCAGTGCCCAAGGGATCGTCGAGCCGACTTATCATCGCCCTCGCGTGGACGGCAAACAGGTTCGACAAATCCTCGATCCTGGAACGATCTGCAGTGTTGCTTGGAACCCGAAGGATTTCTATCGAGAACGTTATTGTCAGCGTTGTGAAATGGAGAATCGGATCAAGGAACAACAGATGTGTTTGTTTGCCGATCGAACCAGCTGCACAGACTTCATGGCCAATCAGTTTCGTTTGATTCTGTCGTCGTTGGCGTATGTGTTGGTCGACGGAATCCGCCGGTTGGCACTTCAGGGCACTACACATGCTCGGATGCGTGTGGATACGATCCGCTTGCGTCTGTTCAAGATTGCCGCGCGAGTACGCGTGACTTGTCGGCGAGTGATTTTTCACCTTCCGACTCACTGCCCTAGCGCGAGTCTCTTTAACGAAGTCATGGCGCGTCTTTGCCGAAGCGACTAA
- a CDS encoding AI-2E family transporter encodes MTDTEPNDETGSDGSRPAGVIAVRVCAVMLTLYALYYARNMVVPVVTSLVLYMVLRPVVRQAKRFGIHPAIGSGGIILCVLIILGVAGYLVAEPAQQMIADAPRNVSVVKEKLSFLTDKLKAVDEAKEELSDSSDGGDDSTSATNAEEPVPVEIEQPEWTGNFVYLSGTGNAVSFVSICLALLYFLLATGDDLLRSIMHALPGFTARRRLIEVIANVQEGLGNYLAKITAINACLGVSVGLAMWLLGMPSPILWGAMAFAFNFIPIVGAICGAMIIFVVALVNFGQPYYAFIVTGTFLTLTSLEGQFITPSILGRSMSMSPVVVFLSIVLWGWMWGFMGVFLSVPILIAARMACEGYEGLQPLAYVLGAEVPNVEDPDTDEPIADESIDSHHRHDIIASPHLDSAKGNEATCPT; translated from the coding sequence ATGACCGACACGGAACCAAACGACGAAACGGGCAGCGATGGTTCCAGACCTGCTGGGGTCATCGCGGTTCGCGTCTGTGCGGTCATGCTCACTCTGTATGCCCTGTACTACGCCCGGAACATGGTGGTGCCCGTCGTCACTTCACTGGTTCTGTACATGGTGCTGCGACCGGTGGTTCGCCAAGCCAAGCGTTTTGGAATTCATCCGGCCATCGGCTCCGGTGGAATCATTCTCTGCGTGTTGATCATTTTGGGAGTTGCAGGCTATCTGGTCGCCGAGCCGGCACAGCAAATGATCGCGGACGCTCCCAGAAATGTTTCCGTTGTCAAAGAGAAACTCTCGTTTTTGACGGACAAACTCAAAGCGGTTGATGAAGCAAAAGAAGAACTATCCGACTCATCGGACGGAGGGGACGACTCTACATCTGCCACCAATGCAGAGGAACCTGTGCCGGTTGAAATTGAGCAACCTGAATGGACGGGAAACTTTGTCTATCTCAGTGGCACGGGCAACGCCGTCTCCTTCGTCTCGATATGTCTTGCACTGCTTTATTTCTTGCTGGCGACCGGTGACGATCTGTTACGCAGCATCATGCATGCGTTGCCCGGTTTCACCGCCCGACGCCGATTGATCGAGGTCATTGCGAACGTTCAAGAAGGGCTTGGGAACTACCTCGCAAAGATCACCGCGATCAATGCCTGCCTCGGAGTTTCCGTTGGACTGGCAATGTGGTTGCTCGGAATGCCGTCACCCATTCTGTGGGGAGCCATGGCATTCGCGTTCAATTTCATCCCAATCGTCGGTGCTATCTGCGGTGCAATGATCATCTTTGTCGTCGCACTGGTCAACTTTGGACAACCGTACTATGCATTCATCGTCACCGGAACTTTCTTGACTCTCACTTCGCTGGAAGGCCAGTTCATCACGCCATCCATTCTAGGTCGCTCGATGAGCATGAGCCCCGTGGTGGTATTCCTTTCGATCGTCTTGTGGGGCTGGATGTGGGGATTCATGGGCGTGTTCTTATCCGTCCCGATCCTGATCGCCGCTAGAATGGCTTGTGAAGGCTACGAAGGATTGCAACCACTGGCGTATGTTCTGGGCGCAGAAGTCCCCAACGTGGAGGATCCCGACACTGATGAGCCGATCGCTGATGAGTCCATCGATTCCCATCACCGCCACGACATCATCGCTTCGCCACACTTGGATTCTGCCAAAGGCAACGAAGCAACTTGTCCAACCTGA
- a CDS encoding PRC-barrel domain-containing protein, with the protein MKRTSQFLSALTAIACLTSTTATAQDTTRERTRPKVDAGKLDAKTQGANIRVSQLMGYNIQNSQGESVGEIKDVVINSRTGKVEYAAVTYGGFLGVGNKLFAVPFAAFKVQVDPDEAGDDDVDSDDYVLVLNVTQQQLEGQQGFDEDNWPNMADRQWAADLDKRYGVKRNMDAKDRLMKNNRERNLNQ; encoded by the coding sequence ATGAAACGCACATCTCAATTTCTATCGGCACTCACCGCGATTGCGTGCCTCACGTCGACCACGGCAACCGCACAGGACACGACGAGGGAGCGTACACGCCCCAAAGTTGACGCCGGGAAACTGGACGCCAAGACTCAGGGCGCAAACATCCGAGTGAGTCAGTTGATGGGCTACAACATTCAGAACTCGCAGGGAGAAAGTGTCGGCGAGATCAAAGACGTCGTGATCAACAGCCGAACCGGGAAAGTGGAGTACGCTGCGGTTACCTACGGCGGATTCTTGGGCGTTGGAAACAAGCTGTTCGCTGTTCCCTTTGCAGCTTTCAAAGTCCAAGTTGACCCGGACGAAGCTGGCGACGACGACGTTGATTCCGACGACTATGTCCTGGTGCTCAATGTCACCCAGCAGCAACTCGAAGGCCAGCAAGGCTTCGATGAAGACAACTGGCCCAACATGGCAGACCGTCAATGGGCCGCTGATCTGGACAAGCGATACGGCGTCAAACGAAACATGGATGCTAAAGATCGCTTGATGAAAAACAACCGTGAACGAAACCTGAATCAGTAG
- a CDS encoding DUF4142 domain-containing protein, with protein sequence MSKLSFTFASLAIAAFCGLQSVQAQQPLPGQPISPTPPGTEVIRPTEQQAGVQNDQGDRYEARRVSVDSQSNQHGLTVREAIVQKLQKTNEAEIELAKMAMQRTDNQELKQLAQMIIQDHQQCNQKLQQWGSQNDKRSSQDQLGRNQDAGENRVGNQKRPNKTDQFASRPTGDATGDAQSARVPNELWRVGEQACENALKMTKDMLGNYEGQDFNMAFLGQQCVAHTMMLAELKAIASVGPEELQTFAQETSQKVEQHLEKCKQLAKKLEDDRSKSRS encoded by the coding sequence ATGTCAAAGTTATCGTTCACGTTCGCTTCTCTGGCAATTGCAGCATTTTGCGGACTGCAAAGCGTCCAGGCCCAGCAGCCGTTGCCTGGTCAACCAATCAGTCCGACGCCACCGGGAACGGAAGTGATTCGACCAACTGAGCAACAAGCCGGCGTGCAAAACGATCAAGGTGATCGCTATGAAGCGCGTCGTGTCTCTGTTGATTCACAGTCCAATCAACATGGACTGACCGTCAGAGAAGCCATCGTTCAAAAGCTGCAAAAGACCAATGAAGCGGAAATCGAACTTGCAAAGATGGCGATGCAGCGAACAGATAACCAAGAGTTGAAGCAGCTCGCGCAGATGATCATTCAAGATCATCAACAATGCAATCAAAAGCTTCAGCAGTGGGGCAGTCAAAACGACAAACGCAGCTCTCAAGATCAGTTGGGTCGAAATCAGGACGCTGGAGAAAACCGAGTCGGCAATCAAAAACGACCAAACAAAACGGATCAGTTTGCGAGCCGGCCAACGGGTGATGCGACGGGTGATGCACAGTCGGCGAGGGTACCGAATGAACTGTGGCGAGTAGGTGAACAGGCGTGCGAGAACGCATTGAAAATGACCAAGGACATGCTCGGAAACTATGAAGGCCAAGATTTCAACATGGCGTTTCTTGGACAGCAGTGCGTGGCACACACCATGATGCTTGCCGAGTTGAAAGCAATTGCCAGTGTCGGGCCTGAGGAGTTGCAAACATTCGCTCAGGAAACGAGCCAAAAGGTTGAACAGCACCTTGAAAAGTGCAAGCAACTTGCCAAGAAGCTCGAAGACGATCGATCAAAGAGCCGGTCGTAG
- a CDS encoding DUF1990 family protein produces MFTLTQPNDKTIAAFLAQQSRQDLNYPDTFASLGNLPASYDHNVAEVHLGNGEAIFAAALTAFRHWRQFDVGWVEALPRETPIEIGQNIAIRARVFRLWTLAACRIVDVMDEYDSDTRRFAFSIGTLPAHPEQGEERFEINQSSCGRVTYRVTAFFRPNSTAATVAWPYLRYRFNLFRRQSAGVIRREVIRAAA; encoded by the coding sequence TTGTTTACGTTGACTCAGCCCAATGACAAGACGATTGCTGCGTTTCTTGCCCAGCAATCTCGTCAGGACTTGAACTATCCCGACACTTTTGCGTCATTAGGAAACCTACCTGCGAGTTACGATCATAATGTCGCAGAAGTTCATTTGGGCAACGGTGAAGCAATCTTTGCTGCTGCACTGACCGCGTTCCGACATTGGCGGCAATTCGATGTCGGTTGGGTCGAGGCATTGCCTCGCGAAACGCCGATCGAAATCGGTCAGAACATCGCGATTCGGGCGAGAGTTTTCCGACTATGGACACTCGCCGCGTGTCGCATCGTCGACGTGATGGACGAGTACGACTCGGACACTCGGCGGTTTGCATTTTCGATTGGCACTTTGCCGGCGCATCCCGAACAAGGCGAAGAGCGATTTGAGATCAATCAATCGTCTTGCGGTCGTGTTACATACCGAGTGACCGCATTCTTCCGTCCCAACAGCACTGCGGCTACCGTCGCTTGGCCCTATCTTCGCTATCGATTCAACCTATTTCGTCGACAATCCGCAGGGGTGATTCGGCGTGAGGTGATTCGTGCAGCTGCCTGA
- a CDS encoding DUF1328 domain-containing protein, whose amino-acid sequence MLGWAITFLIVALIAGVLGFGVVAGTAATIAKILFFVFLVLFILGLLMGRRGPVV is encoded by the coding sequence ATGTTAGGCTGGGCCATTACTTTTCTGATCGTCGCGTTGATCGCTGGTGTCCTTGGATTTGGCGTCGTAGCGGGAACCGCTGCCACGATCGCAAAGATCCTGTTCTTTGTTTTCTTGGTGTTGTTCATCCTCGGACTGCTGATGGGCCGACGCGGTCCGGTTGTCTGA
- a CDS encoding DUF421 domain-containing protein has product MFDKWVSASLNQLAMILFSSVIVYLAILLYTRAVGLRSFSKMSAADFAMTIAVGSLFGATISSPSPTLFMGLFAIACMFGGQWLLATLRVRSDKVSKAMDNQPLLLMAGSEIIHENLRKANMTQQDLFGKLREANAMNFKQVKAVVFETTGDVSVLHSADSISLEPTIFDDVIGSERLFS; this is encoded by the coding sequence ATGTTCGACAAATGGGTTTCCGCGTCACTGAACCAACTCGCGATGATCTTGTTCTCTTCAGTCATCGTGTATCTCGCCATCCTGCTCTACACACGAGCAGTGGGGCTTCGCAGTTTTTCAAAGATGTCGGCAGCCGATTTTGCCATGACCATTGCGGTTGGGTCACTCTTCGGGGCAACCATCTCGAGCCCTTCGCCGACACTGTTCATGGGGCTGTTTGCAATCGCGTGTATGTTTGGCGGGCAATGGCTGTTGGCAACATTGCGAGTGCGATCGGACAAAGTCAGTAAGGCGATGGATAATCAGCCACTGTTGCTGATGGCTGGATCAGAAATCATCCATGAAAATCTCCGCAAAGCAAATATGACTCAACAAGACCTGTTCGGGAAATTGCGTGAAGCGAATGCAATGAATTTCAAACAAGTCAAGGCAGTCGTGTTTGAGACGACGGGTGACGTGTCTGTGCTGCATTCTGCGGATTCGATTTCACTGGAACCAACAATCTTTGACGACGTGATCGGATCAGAAAGGCTATTTTCGTAG
- a CDS encoding MgtC/SapB family protein: MIDTVDIANLQTIAIAAACGAVLGLEREIAGKPAGIRTHIFVSAGSALMMILGQEIVNQFQQQESNSLLKADPIRILQAIVVGISFLGAGTIVHQKGEDVEGLTTAATIYLTAGIGVATAVDRVGLAFIVTVFGAIVLVLLGLLEQRVAKFNNRNFNKDKSNKDRVDDGVIDDEESIE; this comes from the coding sequence ATGATTGATACTGTGGATATCGCAAATCTGCAAACCATTGCGATCGCGGCAGCATGTGGCGCGGTCTTGGGGCTTGAACGCGAGATTGCCGGCAAGCCAGCCGGGATTCGCACGCACATTTTTGTAAGCGCCGGTTCGGCGCTCATGATGATCTTGGGCCAGGAAATCGTAAATCAGTTTCAACAACAGGAATCGAATTCACTGTTGAAGGCAGACCCGATTCGGATACTGCAGGCAATTGTGGTCGGGATCAGCTTTTTGGGTGCCGGTACGATCGTTCATCAGAAAGGCGAAGACGTCGAAGGCCTTACGACAGCGGCAACCATCTATCTCACCGCCGGCATCGGTGTTGCAACGGCCGTCGATCGCGTTGGCTTGGCGTTCATCGTGACTGTATTTGGAGCAATCGTTCTCGTCTTGCTCGGTTTACTCGAACAACGCGTCGCCAAGTTCAACAATCGCAATTTCAATAAAGACAAATCCAACAAGGACAGAGTCGACGACGGAGTGATCGATGACGAAGAGTCAATCGAATGA
- a CDS encoding cupin domain-containing protein has protein sequence MDHPSNQPIELLHIEPGVEPKPQLLLQNDSFKLMRLVLPAGKSIPEHKAPKEITVDCLAGAIDFTTRHETHRMTTGMLLHLDAGELHSLTAIEDAIVLVTLAK, from the coding sequence ATGGATCATCCATCAAATCAACCCATCGAACTGTTGCACATCGAACCAGGTGTCGAGCCGAAGCCGCAGTTACTGTTGCAGAACGACTCGTTCAAACTCATGCGTTTGGTTCTGCCTGCGGGAAAGTCGATTCCTGAGCATAAAGCTCCCAAAGAAATCACTGTAGATTGTCTCGCGGGCGCGATCGACTTCACCACAAGGCATGAGACACATCGAATGACGACCGGCATGTTGCTGCACCTTGACGCTGGTGAACTGCATTCGTTGACCGCCATCGAAGACGCGATCGTGCTCGTCACCCTGGCAAAGTAG